From Solea solea chromosome 20, fSolSol10.1, whole genome shotgun sequence, one genomic window encodes:
- the LOC131447033 gene encoding splicing factor 3B subunit 4-like, with amino-acid sequence MAAGPISERNQDATVYVGGLDEKVSEPLLWELFLQAGPVVNTHMPKDRVTGQHQGYGFVEFLSEEDADYAIKIMNMIKLYGKPIRVNKASAHNKNLDVGANIFIGNLDPEIDEKLLYDTFSAFGVILQTPKIMRDPDTGNSKGYAFINFASFDASDAAIEAMNGQYLCNRPITVSYAFKKDSKGERHGSAAERLLAAQNPLSQADRPHQLFADAPPTLTAATPVLTSMGAGMAMHGMGGMPPPSAFPPVPPPGSMPPSMPPSMSMPPNAGGPQGGGGPPPGPPPFPPGSMHPGMPQMPMPPPAPPGMVPPPAPPGSNQPRAPLPPGMPPPLPMGMPPRAPYGHMGPPVPPGMRGPPPPMPPPGYGAGPPRPPPFGLQRGPPMPPRPPGAPLRVPMRAPMPP; translated from the exons ATGGCAGCGGGACCAATTTCAGAAAGAAACCAAG acGCCACTGTGTATGTTGGCGGCTTAGATGAGAAAGTATCAGAGCCGCTACTATGGGAGCTTTTCCTGCAGGCTGGACCTGtggtcaacacacacatgcccaaAGACAGGGTCACAGGCCAACATCAGG GCTATGGTTTTGTGGAGTTCCTCAGTGAAGAGGATGCTGACTATGCCATCAAAATCATGAATATGATTAAGCTGTATGGCAAACCAATTCGAGTCAATAAAGCCTCAGCCCACAACAAAAACTTGGACGTGGGAGCAAACATCTTCATCGGTAACCTGGATCCAGAGATTGATGAGAAACTGCTCTACGACACGTTCAGTGCTTTTGGCGTCATCCTCCAGACGCCAAAGATCATGCGAGATCCAGACACGGGCAATTCCAAGGGTTATGCATTCATCAATTTTGCCAGCTTTGACGCGTCAGATGCTGCCATTGAGGCCATGAACGGCCAGTACCTCTGCAACAGGCCCATCACTGTGTCATATGCCTTCAAGAAGGATTCTAAAGGGGAGCGACACGGCTCGGCTGCGGAGCGACTCCTCGCTGCACAAAACCCTCTTTCCCAGGCAGACAGGCCTCACCAGCTGTTTGCAGATGCTCCGCCAACATTGACAGCAGCAACACCAGTCCTGACCTCAATGGGAGCTGGGATGGCCATGCATGGAATGGGAG GTATGCCACCGCCTTCTGCTTtccctcctgttcctcctccgGGGTCAATGCCTCCATCAATGCCCCCATCTATGTCCATGCCCCCAAATGCCGGGGGCCCACAGGGTGGTGGTGGACCTCCACCTGGACCACCGCCCTTCCCTCCTGGCAGCATGCATCCAG GTATGCCTCAGATGCCCatgcctcctcctgctcctcctggcatggttcctcctcctgctcccccGGGATCAAATCAACCACGGGCACCACTGCCCCCCGGCATGCCTCCACCCCTGCCTATGGGCATGCCACCCAGAGCACCATATGGACACATGG GTCCGCCTGTTCCTCCAGGTATGAGAGGCCCACCTCCTCCCATGCCTCCACCTGGCTATGGAGCCGGCCCCCCTCGTCCACCTCCTTTTGGTCTTCAGAGAGGACCTCCAATGCCACCAAGGCCCCCTGGTGCTCCACTACGCGTCCCTATGCGAGCGCCAATGCCACCGTAA
- the LOC131447037 gene encoding type-4 ice-structuring protein-like, giving the protein MKFSLIAAVVLLAVAQASFAQDAANIDIVHMIEEFKNKMSHQITEVISNQDLANQAQNIKTQLEPLAAQVQEQVKAAMAQMEEQVKPLASEAQAQLGPIVEKFQKQMEDYLQTLMDQARALGN; this is encoded by the exons ATGAAATTCTCCCTCATTGCAGCCGTTGTCCTTCTTGCTGTGGCACAAG CAAGCTTCGCTCAAGATGCTGCCAACATCGACATTGTCCACATGATTGAGGAGTTCAAGAACAAAATGAGCCATCAGATCACCGAGGTGATCAGCAACCAGGACCTGGCAAACCAGGCTCA GAACATCAAGACCCAGCTGGAGCCGCTGGCCGCTCAGGTCCAGGAACAGGTGAAAGCTGCCATGGCCCAGATGGAGGAGCAGGTGAAACCCCTGGCCTCCGAAGCTCAGGCCCAGCTCGGGCCCATTGTTGAAAAGTTCCAGAAACAGATGGAGGACTACCTGCAGACCCTGATGGACCAGGCCCGCGCCCTTGGCAACTAA
- the lix1l gene encoding LIX1-like protein, translating into MESNLMPDSVRPQRLQPGIGFGSGPTGTLRSSLRPGVTVPIAPLLPSPASLSACSGPPPPPPPLQFHSLYGGIGAGLGPGGAGHCNPGNPAVLKEAVEAVVRSFAKHTQGYGRVNVVEALQEFWQMKLTRGADLRNGALVVYEMVPSNCPPYVCYVSLPGGSCFGSFQFCPTKAEARRSAAKIALMNSVFNEHPSRRITDDFIEKSVSEALASFNGNREEADNPNTGIGAFRFMLESNKGKSMLEFQELMTVFQLLHWNGSLKAMRERQCSRQEVLAHYSHRALDDDMRTQMAADWVNREQSVASTIAQELASTERELEDARLAGRELRFYKEKKDILMLAVGQLSAVNAATLPSH; encoded by the exons ATGGAATCTAACCTGATGCCGGACAGTGTCCGCCCTCAGCGGCTGCAGCCAGGTATTGGATTCGGCTCAGGACCGACTGGTACCCTGCGCTCCTCTCTCCGGCCCGGGGTCACGGTGCCCATCGCGCCGCTGCTGCCCTCTCCGGCCTCGCTGTCCGCTTGCTCGGGGCCtccaccgccgccgcctccgCTGCAGTTCCACAGCCTGTACGGCGGTATCGGAGCCGGGCTGGGGCCGGGGGGTGCCGGCCACTGTAACCCGGGGAACCCGGCGGTGCTGAAGGAGGCTGTGGAGGCTGTGGTTCGCAGCTTCGCCAAACACACTCAAGGTTACGGCCGAG TAAACGTGGTGGAAGCTCTGCAGGAGTTTTGGCAGATGAAGCTGACCAGAGGGGCCGACCTGCGTAACGGAGCTTTAGTTGTTTATGAAATGGTCCCGTCCAACTGCCCGCCGTACGTTTGCTATGTTAGTCTTCCAGGAGGCAGCTGCTTCGGAAGTTTCCAG TTCTGTCCCACCAAGGCGGAGGCGAGACGAAGCGCTGCCAAGATCGCCCTCATGAACTCTGTTTTCAATGAACACCCCTCTCGCCGCATCACAGACGACTTCATCGAGAAGAGCGTGAGCGAGGCGCTGGCCTCCTTCAAC GGAAACAGAGAGGAGGCCGACAATCCCAACACAGGAATCGGAGCGTTTCGCTTCATGCTTGAGTCCAACAAAGGGAAATCGATGCTGGAGTTTCAG GAGCTGATGACCGTGTTTCAGCTGCTGCATTGGAACGGAAGCCTGAAAGCCATGAGAGAACGACAGTGTTCCCGACAG GAGGTGCTGGCTCACTATTCCCACCGGGCTCTGGATGACGACATGCGCACTCAGATGGCGGCCGACTGGGTGAACCGGGAGCAGAGCGTAGCGAGCACCATAGCGCAGGAGCTGGCCTCCACGGAGCGGGAGCTGGAGGACGCCAGGCTGGCGGGCAGAGAACTGCGCTTTTACAAAGAGAAGAAGGACATCCTGATGTTAGCGGTGGGCCAGCTCAGCGCAGTCAACGCTGCCACTCTGCCTTCACACTAA
- the LOC131447030 gene encoding polyadenylate-binding protein 1-like translates to MNPSAPSYPMASLYVGDLHSDVTEAMLYEKFSPAGAILSIRVCRDMITRRSLGYAYVNFQQPADAERALDTMNFDVIKGRPVRIMWSQRDPSLRKSGVGNIFIKNLDKSIDNKALYDTFSAFGNILSCKVVCDESGSKGYGFVHFETHEAAERAIEKMNGMLLNDRKVFVGRFKSRKEREAELGARAKEFTNVYIKNFGEDMDEEKLRELFSKYGHAMSIRIMTDNGGKSRGFGFVSFERHEDAQKAVDEMNGKEMNGKLIYVGRAQKKIERQTELKRKFEQMKQDRMTRYNGVNLYVKNLDDGIDDERLRKEFAPFGTITSTKVMMEGGRSKGFGFVCFSSPEEATKAVTEMNGRIVATKPLYVALAQRKEERQAHLTNQYMQRMASMRAVTNPVISPYQPALPSGYFMAAIPQTQNRATYYPAAGQMAQLRPSPRWTTQGARHQQFQNIPGAMRPSAPRPQTLNAMRPASVPRMMATQRVAPQTMGLRGTSPAAMANQVRGVPQYKYAAGVRNPQQHMAAQSPVAMQQPAVHGQGQEPLTATILAAAPPQEQKQMLGEHLFPLIQTMHLSLAGKITGMLLEIDNSELLHMLESPESLRSKVDEAVAVLQAHQAKENVQKNVTNATVVPSV, encoded by the exons ATGAACCCCAGTGCCCCCAGTTATCCCATGGCCTCCCTGTACGTTGGGGATTTACATTCAGATGTAACCGAGGCCATGCTGTACGAGAAATTCAGCCCCGCCGGAGCTATCCTGTCCATCCGGGTTTGCAGGGACATGATCACCCGGCGTTCTCTCGGATATGCCTATGTCAACTTCCAACAGCCAGCAGACG CTGAGCGGGCCTTGGACACAATGAACTTTGATGTTATTAAGGGACGGCCTGTGCGCATCATGTGGTCGCAGCGTGATCCATCACTGAGAAAGAGCGGCGTGGGAAACATCTTCATCAAGAATCTGGACAAGTCCATCGACAACAAAGCTCTATATGACACTTTCTCTGCTTTTGGCAACATCCTGTCATGCAAG GTGGTTTGCGATGAGAGTGGCTCTAAAGGCTACGGCTTTGTGCATTTTGAGACTCACGAGGCAGCCGAAAGAGCCATTGAGAAAATGAATGGCATGCTGCTCAATGACCGCAAAGT ATTCGTGGGCCGCTTCAAATCTCGCAAAGAACGTGAGGCCGAGCTTGGTGCCCGAGCCAAGGAGTTCACAAACGTCTACATCAAAAACTTTGGAGAGGACATGGATGAAGAGAAGCTGAGAGAGCTCTTTAGCAAATATG GTCATGCCATGAGTATCCGCATCATGACGGATAACGGCGGAAAGTCTCGAGGCTTTGGATTCGTCAGCTTTGAGAGGCACGAGGACGCCCAGAAA GCTGTGGATGAGATGAACGGGAAGGAGATGAACGGCAAGCTGATCTATGTCGGTCGTGCTCAGAAGAAGATTGAGCGACAGACGGAGCTCAAGCGCAAATTTGAGCAAATGAAACAAGATCGCATGACTCGCTATAAT GGTGTCAACTTGTACGTGAAGAATCTTGATGACGGAATTGATGATGAACGTCTGCGAAAGGAGTTTGCACCGTTTGGCACCATAACTAGTACCAAG GTGATGATGGAAGGTGGGCGCAGCAAAGGCTTTGGGTTCGTCTGCTTCTCGTCGCCCGAGGAGGCCACTAAAGCTGTGACTGAAATGAATGGACGCATCGTAGCCACCAAGCCACTGTACGTTGCCCTGGCCCAGCGGAAAGAAGAGCGTCAAGCCCACCTGACCAACCAGTACATGCAGCGCATGGCCAGCATGCGTGCGGTCACAAACCCAGTCATCAGTCCCTACCAGCCGGCTCTGCCCTCTGGATACTTCATGGCAGCCATACCTCAGACCCAGAATCGCGCGACTTACTACCCAGCTGCAGGCCAGATGGCCCAGCTGCGCCCGAGCCCACGCTGGACCACCCAGGGTGCCCGGCACCAAC AGTTCCAGAACATCCCAGGTGCCATGCGTCCCTCAGCACCACGGCCTCAGACCCTCAACGCGATGCGACCTGCCTCTGTGCCTCGCATGATGGCCACTCAGCGTGTTG CCCCTCAGACAATGGGCCTCCGAGGCACCTCGCCCGCCGCAATGGCCAACCAAGTGCGTGGAGTCCCTCAGTACAAGTACGCTGCAGGAGTCCGCAATCCCCAGCAACACATGGCTGCTCAGTCACCCGTCGCCATGCAGCAG CCTGCAGTCCACGGTCAAGGACAGGAGCCTCTGACTGCTACCATCCTGGCTGCTGCTCCACCACAGGAACAGAAGCAGATGCTGG GTGAACATCTTTTCCCACTGATCCAGACCATGCATCTCAGTCTGGCAGGCAAGATCACTGGCATGCTGCTGGAGATTGACAACTCGGAGCTGCTCCACATGCTGGAGTCTCCAGAGTCTCTGCGCTCAAAG GTGGATGAGGCAGTGGCTGTGCTTCAGGCCCACCAGGCCAAGGAGAACGTCCAGAAGAATGTGACAAACGCAACTGTTGTCCCAAGTGTCTGA